In one bacterium genomic region, the following are encoded:
- a CDS encoding TolC family protein gives MLFFFFLYPLLSAPVSAQLLGGGDEEESSGRTLETATEKAKKLFGGGSGDLHRLTLDDCVQRALVYQPELQVADYSIETAKEKKTEASRIGYPIFDYEYQLAPVPQDVGRAMESFFSGDISVLNKFKLGIGVPINTFGKVKTGKSLADTGIEAEREKKTQKKGDIVLKVKQLYYGILLAEEVSRLLDSAHGGVDKQIKKREDEGGSDPTELLKLKLFRAELEKKMEEGDKKQILAREALRVQLGLDPTTRFDLATDKLRPLVRRLGSFEDYKKEAWENRSDLKLLELGYEAKAKQVKLEKRLMAPNLGVGAFFEIGRAPGVTGVTTTDDFSDPFNFTRAGIGLQLKGQFDWHTGFSKVRQAKSELYKIEVQKELAQDGVDLDVKEAFLDVRNTKLDVDRAEEAGKLSRQLLFLTQSNYDIGLAEPKDLIEALSGFLQTRGQYFESVFNYNVAVAKLDQKIGRLPE, from the coding sequence TTGCTGTTCTTTTTTTTCCTGTATCCGCTGCTTTCCGCGCCGGTTTCCGCCCAGCTTCTGGGCGGTGGCGACGAGGAGGAATCCTCCGGAAGGACGCTCGAGACGGCGACGGAGAAGGCGAAAAAGCTTTTCGGCGGCGGTTCCGGCGATCTTCACCGTCTCACCCTCGACGACTGCGTCCAGAGGGCCCTTGTCTACCAACCCGAGCTGCAGGTGGCCGACTACAGCATCGAGACGGCCAAAGAGAAAAAAACCGAGGCGAGCCGCATCGGATATCCCATCTTTGATTACGAGTACCAGCTGGCGCCGGTCCCTCAGGACGTCGGCCGCGCGATGGAGAGTTTCTTTTCGGGCGATATCTCCGTCTTGAACAAGTTCAAGTTGGGCATCGGAGTCCCGATCAACACCTTCGGCAAGGTCAAGACGGGTAAATCACTGGCCGACACGGGCATCGAGGCCGAGCGGGAGAAGAAGACCCAGAAAAAAGGGGACATTGTCCTTAAGGTCAAACAGCTCTATTACGGCATCTTGCTCGCCGAGGAAGTGAGCCGCCTCTTGGACTCGGCGCATGGGGGTGTCGATAAGCAGATCAAGAAGAGGGAGGACGAAGGCGGCAGCGACCCCACCGAACTGCTCAAGCTCAAACTCTTCCGAGCGGAGCTGGAAAAGAAGATGGAGGAGGGCGACAAGAAGCAGATACTCGCCCGCGAGGCGCTGCGGGTCCAACTGGGTCTCGATCCCACGACGCGTTTCGACCTCGCGACCGACAAGCTCAGGCCGCTCGTGCGGAGGCTGGGTTCGTTCGAGGATTACAAGAAGGAAGCGTGGGAGAACCGCAGCGATCTCAAGCTCCTGGAGCTGGGTTACGAAGCCAAGGCCAAGCAAGTGAAGTTGGAGAAGAGGCTCATGGCCCCGAACCTCGGCGTGGGCGCGTTTTTCGAGATCGGCCGCGCGCCGGGCGTGACGGGCGTGACGACGACGGACGATTTCAGCGACCCGTTCAACTTCACGCGCGCCGGCATCGGCCTCCAGCTCAAAGGACAGTTCGACTGGCATACGGGGTTTTCGAAAGTACGGCAGGCCAAGAGCGAACTCTACAAGATCGAGGTCCAGAAAGAGCTCGCCCAGGACGGCGTGGACTTGGACGTGAAGGAGGCCTTCCTGGACGTTCGGAACACCAAGTTGGATGTCGACCGGGCCGAGGAGGCGGGGAAGCTTTCGCGGCAGCTGCTTTTTCTCACACAGAGCAATTATGACATCGGGCTTGCGGAGCCCAAGGATTTGATCGAAGCTCTGTCCGGTTTTTTGCAGACGCGCGGACAGTACTTCGAGTCCGTGTTCAATTATAACGTTGCGGTGGCCAAGCTGGACCAGAAGATCGGACGTTTGCCGGAATAG